A section of the Acidobacterium capsulatum ATCC 51196 genome encodes:
- the glyS gene encoding glycine--tRNA ligase subunit beta: protein MAEFLFEIGLEEIPARMIAAAESELARRVAELLQREDLLAEGHAVTRYSTPRRLAVLVTGVKAAQADREEQLTGPAWSIAFKDGQPTPAAQAFAKKAGVEVAALQKVTTPKGEYVGASSVRKGRAANEILLEALPKEIAAIYWPKNMYWRAGKPERFVRPVQWMVALLGEQVIPVEFAGVTAANVTYGHRILHGDAPVAIPAPMEYAATLEAAKVQADVEARRHRIRKALDHVTRTVPGARWREDEALVDAVTHLTEWPSVLLGSFETEFLALPEEVLVTVMRDHQKYFAVEDAAGKLAPHFLTALNTEPSDQAAAIIRHGNERVLRARFNDARFFWTVDQKISLANRLEMLQSVTFHKELGSYHQKTHTTREIAVKLSAQVRHAGTSVDEAALLRAVELAKTDLTTELVKEFTELQGIVGGLYARAQGEGEAVAQAIYWQYSPASMDDPIPPTLEGQLLGLADRIGTIVEMFAIGLEPTGSKDPFALRRAANAVVKILAEGKLPVTLDRLLNAAEESSKVENAAASREKVMAFLKERLEFYMREVLGYRYDVVNAVLAAGAHDVVDTIARAEALSAVRGSEDFAAIAAAFKRSKNILRQAAEKAGVAEDSLSADVDAALLPEPAEKQLHEAAAKLAPVVEELRAKNDYRAALEQIATLRPQVDLFFDKVMVMVEDDLLRHNRLALIQYVLRSFSSIADFSEIVAS from the coding sequence ATGGCAGAGTTTTTATTTGAGATCGGACTGGAAGAGATTCCCGCGCGCATGATTGCCGCCGCCGAGAGCGAGCTGGCGCGCCGCGTTGCAGAGCTGTTGCAGCGCGAAGATTTGCTGGCTGAGGGCCACGCGGTCACCCGCTACTCCACGCCTCGCCGCCTGGCCGTGCTGGTCACTGGCGTCAAGGCCGCGCAGGCCGACCGCGAAGAGCAGTTGACCGGCCCGGCCTGGAGCATCGCCTTCAAGGATGGCCAGCCCACCCCTGCCGCGCAGGCCTTTGCAAAGAAGGCAGGCGTCGAAGTCGCGGCGTTGCAGAAAGTCACCACGCCCAAAGGCGAGTACGTCGGGGCCAGCAGCGTGCGCAAGGGCCGCGCGGCGAACGAGATTTTGCTCGAAGCCCTGCCGAAAGAGATCGCGGCGATCTACTGGCCCAAGAACATGTACTGGCGAGCGGGCAAGCCCGAGCGCTTTGTGCGCCCTGTGCAGTGGATGGTCGCGCTGCTCGGCGAGCAGGTTATCCCGGTGGAGTTTGCGGGCGTCACCGCCGCGAATGTGACGTATGGCCATCGCATTTTACATGGCGATGCGCCCGTCGCTATCCCCGCGCCCATGGAGTATGCCGCTACCCTTGAGGCCGCTAAAGTGCAGGCCGACGTAGAGGCGCGGCGGCACAGGATTCGCAAGGCGCTCGACCATGTCACGCGCACCGTTCCCGGTGCCCGCTGGCGTGAAGACGAGGCGTTGGTGGACGCCGTCACGCACCTGACCGAATGGCCCTCCGTGCTCTTGGGCAGCTTTGAAACCGAGTTTCTGGCACTGCCCGAAGAGGTGCTGGTCACGGTGATGCGCGACCACCAGAAGTACTTCGCCGTCGAAGATGCGGCCGGCAAGCTCGCGCCGCACTTCCTGACCGCGCTCAACACCGAGCCGTCGGATCAGGCGGCGGCCATCATTCGCCATGGCAATGAGCGTGTGTTGCGCGCCCGCTTCAACGACGCGCGCTTCTTCTGGACCGTCGATCAGAAGATCTCGCTTGCCAATCGCCTGGAGATGCTCCAGTCCGTCACCTTCCATAAGGAACTGGGCAGCTACCACCAGAAGACGCACACCACCCGCGAGATTGCGGTGAAGCTCTCCGCGCAGGTGCGCCACGCCGGCACCTCGGTGGACGAGGCTGCGCTGCTGCGCGCTGTGGAACTCGCGAAAACCGATCTGACGACCGAGTTGGTGAAAGAGTTCACCGAGTTGCAGGGCATTGTCGGCGGCCTCTATGCGCGCGCGCAGGGCGAAGGCGAGGCGGTGGCACAGGCCATCTACTGGCAGTACTCCCCGGCTTCCATGGACGATCCCATTCCGCCCACGCTCGAAGGGCAACTGCTCGGCCTCGCCGACCGCATCGGCACCATCGTGGAGATGTTTGCCATCGGGCTTGAACCGACCGGCTCCAAAGACCCTTTCGCTTTGCGCCGCGCCGCCAACGCCGTCGTGAAGATTCTCGCGGAAGGGAAGTTGCCCGTCACGCTCGACCGTCTCCTGAACGCGGCGGAGGAATCATCCAAGGTGGAGAACGCCGCCGCGAGCCGCGAAAAAGTTATGGCCTTCCTGAAGGAGCGTCTGGAGTTTTATATGCGCGAGGTGCTCGGCTACCGCTATGACGTGGTGAATGCGGTGCTCGCCGCGGGAGCGCATGATGTCGTCGATACCATCGCCCGTGCCGAAGCCCTGAGCGCCGTGCGCGGCTCAGAGGATTTCGCCGCCATTGCCGCTGCCTTCAAGCGCAGCAAAAACATTCTGCGCCAGGCAGCGGAAAAAGCAGGTGTGGCGGAGGACTCCTTATCTGCAGATGTGGATGCAGCCTTGTTGCCCGAGCCGGCTGAGAAGCAGTTGCACGAGGCCGCCGCGAAGCTGGCACCTGTGGTCGAAGAACTGCGCGCGAAGAATGACTATCGCGCGGCGCTTGAACAGATCGCCACGCTGCGCCCGCAGGTTGATCTCTTCTTTGACAAGGTCATGGTCATGGTTGAGGACGACTTACTGCGTCACAATCGTCTGGCACTCATCCAATATGTGCTGCGCAGTTTCTCTTCCATCGCCGACTTCTCTGAGATTGTCGCAAGCTAA
- a CDS encoding glycosyltransferase family 39 protein, producing MLDDLGQWLDARPLLLWVLLAVTYWMLLIPVCWYRPLWHDELFTYNFGRMSSIGTMLRDIPRIDLNPPITYLLEYVSLHLAGPFATGRAATITARIPSLLAGFIASCGLFIYLRRKVGALLAVVGVVWLWQTPFWGMCNEDRPYALFIAFLVWLLIAWERASQPGRSMISLIGAWMLAIGMMGTHFMAALVLPAFWAAEAMRAFRAKKIDLPLTFAFVAPFIIPVVYHSLIHGYDHMLFPPAFQANLHDLKLFFTKLPGSTSCLLVSMMVALLLSRASPPAAESGTDREDVVAPSLWRFRPEDVVLLGGILCEPFLSLLIFKLQHSAYFLRYALPGTLPLVVFFTWLFAWRFRSHWKRIAATAFVIGYAFLFFANYRSLLLLLLDHDRATVQAVDWRSIDPQLPFVVDSGLVFVEMNHRESPQFLNRVYYLTDQNGAIQYADATLFQHEDEVAEIFGFRAHVEKLNEFELQHEKFLVLGSYSYPENWLLRYLLAQGDELRFLGEFKNNYQAKELYEVTLKPRS from the coding sequence GTGCTGGATGATTTGGGTCAGTGGCTTGACGCGAGGCCGCTGCTCCTATGGGTGTTGCTGGCTGTCACTTATTGGATGTTGCTGATTCCTGTTTGCTGGTACCGTCCTCTCTGGCACGACGAACTCTTTACTTACAACTTTGGCAGAATGTCCAGTATCGGGACGATGCTGCGTGACATTCCCAGGATCGATCTCAATCCTCCGATTACATATTTGCTGGAGTACGTGAGCCTGCATCTTGCCGGTCCCTTCGCCACGGGGCGCGCTGCAACCATCACGGCTCGTATTCCCTCTCTTCTTGCAGGGTTTATTGCATCGTGTGGTCTGTTCATTTATTTAAGGCGCAAGGTTGGCGCATTGCTGGCTGTAGTTGGTGTTGTGTGGCTGTGGCAGACCCCTTTCTGGGGGATGTGTAATGAGGACAGGCCTTACGCCCTGTTTATTGCATTTCTTGTCTGGCTCCTGATCGCGTGGGAGAGGGCTTCGCAACCTGGAAGAAGCATGATTTCTCTCATCGGCGCATGGATGCTGGCGATTGGCATGATGGGAACCCACTTCATGGCGGCGCTGGTATTGCCGGCCTTTTGGGCCGCCGAGGCCATGCGAGCCTTCAGAGCCAAAAAGATTGATCTTCCTCTTACCTTTGCCTTTGTTGCTCCATTCATCATTCCGGTCGTTTATCACAGCTTGATTCATGGATACGATCACATGCTGTTTCCGCCTGCATTTCAGGCAAACTTGCATGATTTGAAGTTGTTCTTTACAAAGCTGCCGGGTAGTACATCGTGCCTGCTCGTTTCCATGATGGTTGCTCTGCTCCTGTCGCGTGCATCCCCCCCCGCGGCTGAGTCTGGTACCGATCGGGAAGACGTTGTCGCGCCCTCCCTGTGGAGATTTCGGCCGGAAGACGTTGTTTTATTGGGGGGAATCCTCTGTGAGCCATTTCTGTCGCTGCTCATATTCAAATTGCAGCACTCTGCATATTTCCTGCGCTACGCGTTGCCGGGGACATTGCCGCTGGTAGTTTTTTTTACTTGGCTCTTCGCCTGGCGTTTTCGCAGTCACTGGAAGCGGATAGCCGCTACGGCATTTGTCATTGGATATGCTTTTCTGTTCTTTGCAAACTATCGGAGTCTGTTGCTGCTCCTGCTGGATCATGATCGCGCGACAGTTCAAGCAGTCGATTGGAGATCCATTGATCCGCAACTTCCATTTGTCGTCGACAGCGGACTCGTCTTCGTGGAGATGAACCATCGGGAAAGCCCGCAATTCCTGAACCGCGTCTACTACCTTACCGATCAAAATGGCGCGATCCAATATGCTGATGCCACTCTTTTCCAGCATGAAGATGAAGTTGCAGAAATCTTCGGTTTTCGTGCTCACGTTGAAAAGCTGAACGAGTTTGAATTGCAGCACGAAAAGTTTCTTGTCCTCGGAAGTTACTCCTACCCGGAGAACTGGCTACTTCGTTATCTGCTAGCGCAGGGGGATGAGCTGCGATTTCTAGGTGAATTTAAGAACAATTACCAGGCAAAAGAATTATACGAAGTCACACTTAAGCCTCGGTCTTAA
- the recO gene encoding DNA repair protein RecO, translated as MLGIVPAHRIESIVLKSWPLHEADLVVSLFTREAGKIKGIAKSGAKSRRRFGGALEPMTHVLASYVEKPRQELVRLDACEIVTSPLSDPMDYARAAALAFYTEVLEEALPDHDPQEVIFRLVLSVLAHTRQGAIWMPVTYFALWMPRLLGWLPDLTHCAVCDEPLTGRAAFFHSEVDGLLCETHRRPGARILSAESLALAQQFFRKPVAAFAPTAELPPWPPARAADLRRFALITLERHLERRLHSADALRRLGG; from the coding sequence ATGCTCGGGATTGTGCCCGCGCACCGCATCGAGTCGATCGTTCTCAAGTCCTGGCCCCTGCATGAGGCCGATCTGGTCGTGTCGCTCTTCACGCGCGAAGCCGGCAAGATCAAGGGCATCGCCAAGTCCGGCGCCAAGTCGCGCCGCCGCTTCGGGGGCGCCCTTGAACCCATGACGCACGTGCTCGCCAGCTATGTAGAGAAGCCCCGGCAGGAACTGGTGCGCCTCGACGCCTGCGAGATCGTCACCTCGCCGCTCTCTGACCCCATGGACTACGCCCGCGCTGCCGCCCTGGCCTTTTACACCGAGGTGCTCGAAGAGGCCCTGCCCGATCATGACCCGCAGGAGGTCATCTTCCGCCTCGTCCTCTCCGTGCTGGCCCATACCCGGCAGGGGGCCATCTGGATGCCGGTGACCTACTTCGCCCTCTGGATGCCCCGCCTGCTCGGCTGGCTGCCCGACCTGACTCACTGCGCCGTCTGCGATGAGCCGCTGACCGGGCGCGCCGCCTTCTTCCACTCCGAGGTAGACGGCCTGCTCTGCGAGACCCACCGCCGCCCCGGTGCGCGCATCCTTTCCGCCGAGAGTCTCGCGCTCGCGCAGCAGTTCTTCCGCAAGCCGGTCGCCGCCTTTGCGCCTACGGCGGAACTGCCCCCGTGGCCCCCGGCTCGCGCCGCGGACCTGCGCCGCTTCGCACTCATCACGCTCGAACGCCACCTCGAACGCCGTCTGCACTCCGCCGATGCCCTGCGCCGGTTAGGAGGCTGA
- a CDS encoding glycine--tRNA ligase subunit alpha, giving the protein MASAPKNHSQSKPLTFQEVLFRLQSYWAERGCVLQQPYDVEVGAGTMSPDTFLRVLGPEPINIAYAQPSRRPADGRYGENPNRLYKHTQLQVILKPPPADIQDLYLKSLEAIGIDLREHDIKFEEDNWEWPVGGAWGVGWQVMLDGLEITQFTYFQQCGGMDLDPISGEITYGLERLCAFLQDVDSIYDIVWARDPRNGREVTYGEIRLQEELQLSVYNFEAADIGKLWEHLRLYEAECQALLANFHESFSPKAEKKAERHEKIHERVVHDGAGVPASEDVVQSLRRFPVLGAYELCLKCSHLFNLLDARGAISVTERVAVMARIRNMVVGVAKAYRQQSVGLSA; this is encoded by the coding sequence GTGGCCTCTGCCCCTAAGAATCACTCCCAATCGAAGCCTCTGACCTTTCAAGAGGTGCTTTTCCGCCTGCAAAGCTACTGGGCCGAGCGCGGATGCGTGCTGCAGCAGCCCTATGACGTAGAAGTGGGCGCGGGCACCATGTCGCCCGATACCTTTTTGCGCGTGCTGGGCCCCGAGCCCATCAACATTGCCTATGCGCAGCCCTCGCGGCGGCCCGCCGACGGGCGCTACGGAGAAAACCCGAACCGCCTCTACAAGCACACGCAGTTGCAGGTCATTCTGAAGCCGCCACCGGCCGACATTCAGGACCTGTACCTGAAGTCCCTCGAAGCCATCGGCATTGACCTGCGCGAGCACGACATCAAGTTTGAAGAGGACAACTGGGAGTGGCCCGTAGGGGGCGCCTGGGGCGTCGGCTGGCAGGTGATGCTTGATGGCCTCGAGATCACGCAGTTCACCTACTTTCAGCAGTGCGGCGGCATGGATCTTGACCCCATCTCGGGCGAAATCACCTATGGCCTCGAACGCCTCTGCGCCTTTCTGCAGGATGTGGACTCCATTTATGACATCGTGTGGGCGCGTGACCCGCGCAACGGCAGGGAAGTGACCTACGGCGAGATTCGTCTGCAGGAGGAACTGCAGCTCTCGGTCTACAACTTTGAAGCCGCCGACATCGGCAAGCTGTGGGAGCACCTGCGCCTCTACGAGGCCGAGTGCCAGGCGCTGCTCGCGAACTTTCACGAGAGCTTTTCGCCCAAAGCCGAAAAGAAGGCCGAGCGTCACGAGAAGATTCACGAGCGTGTGGTGCATGACGGCGCGGGCGTGCCGGCCAGTGAAGACGTGGTGCAGTCGCTGCGGCGCTTTCCGGTGCTGGGCGCGTACGAGCTGTGCCTGAAGTGTTCGCACCTCTTCAACCTGCTGGATGCGCGCGGCGCTATCTCCGTCACCGAACGCGTGGCCGTCATGGCCCGCATTCGCAACATGGTGGTGGGCGTGGCCAAGGCATACCGGCAGCAGAGTGTGGGCCTCTCCGCATAA
- a CDS encoding glutamine synthetase family protein, giving the protein MSTELRSFLALPYEELEELNLKAKQERKNRVAADKIQEERLKFLTDNKGIKAVTLLFSDLEGRLHMLDYDKKFLVKSFDNLTFDGSSIRGFTAQRESDLRLAIDWSAFYLGPADIFGPGKVLVFGEVIDKNGTAYSGDMRGVLKSLANEMHEKEGYTLNAANEIEGFLFAGVDAERKFPETGRFDYVNTGGYYHSLPGDPLRSFIDTTAEVLRAMGFENEKDHPEVAPSQFEINYGYGEVVAAADQIQLYKLICRQVATGMGLTASFLPKPVVGVNGSGMHTNISISKGGKNLFWDPKGEEKLSGFAWEFVDRVLTHGNDICLLLNSSVNSYRRLDPHFEAPNQIKASAVDRGSMVRIPIGNEKSSRVEVRSVAPDSNPYLVLYSIFKSGLHGETAKIANLRQAERYLPDNIYTALENFRNAEWTTKLLGADVKARYGDLKQASADRCARLLGTYVKAAEVQFHHEIYNQFLWNQF; this is encoded by the coding sequence ATGTCCACTGAACTCCGTAGTTTCCTGGCCCTGCCCTATGAAGAACTGGAAGAGCTGAACCTGAAGGCCAAGCAAGAGCGCAAAAACCGGGTCGCCGCCGACAAGATTCAGGAAGAACGGCTGAAGTTTCTGACCGACAACAAAGGCATCAAGGCTGTGACGTTGCTTTTCAGCGATCTGGAAGGCCGTCTGCACATGCTCGACTACGACAAGAAGTTTCTTGTGAAGAGCTTTGACAACCTGACCTTTGACGGCTCCTCGATTCGCGGCTTTACGGCACAGCGCGAGAGCGATCTGCGCCTGGCCATTGACTGGAGCGCCTTCTACCTTGGGCCGGCGGACATTTTTGGGCCCGGCAAGGTGCTGGTCTTTGGCGAAGTGATCGATAAGAACGGCACCGCCTACTCGGGCGACATGCGCGGCGTGCTGAAGTCGCTGGCCAACGAGATGCACGAGAAGGAAGGCTACACGCTCAATGCCGCCAATGAGATTGAGGGCTTCCTGTTTGCCGGCGTGGATGCGGAGCGGAAGTTCCCCGAGACGGGCCGCTTCGACTACGTGAATACGGGCGGCTACTACCACTCGCTGCCGGGCGATCCGCTGCGGAGCTTTATCGACACCACGGCCGAAGTGCTGCGCGCGATGGGCTTTGAGAATGAGAAGGACCACCCCGAGGTGGCTCCCTCGCAGTTTGAGATCAACTACGGCTACGGCGAAGTGGTTGCGGCGGCTGACCAGATTCAGCTCTACAAGCTCATCTGCCGCCAGGTGGCGACGGGCATGGGCCTGACGGCCTCGTTCCTGCCGAAGCCGGTGGTGGGTGTGAACGGCAGCGGCATGCACACGAATATCTCCATCAGCAAGGGCGGCAAGAACCTCTTCTGGGATCCGAAGGGCGAAGAGAAGCTGTCGGGCTTTGCGTGGGAGTTTGTGGATCGCGTGCTGACGCATGGCAACGACATCTGCCTGCTGCTGAACTCGAGCGTGAACTCGTACCGCCGCCTCGACCCGCACTTTGAAGCTCCGAACCAGATCAAGGCTTCGGCAGTGGATCGCGGCTCGATGGTGCGCATTCCGATCGGCAATGAGAAGAGCTCGCGCGTCGAGGTTCGCTCGGTTGCCCCGGACTCGAACCCCTACCTGGTGCTGTACTCGATCTTCAAGTCTGGCCTGCACGGCGAGACCGCCAAGATTGCCAACCTGCGCCAGGCGGAGCGCTACCTGCCGGACAACATCTACACGGCGCTCGAAAACTTCCGCAACGCGGAGTGGACCACCAAGCTGCTGGGCGCGGATGTGAAGGCCCGCTACGGCGACCTGAAGCAGGCCTCGGCCGACCGCTGCGCGCGCCTGCTCGGCACCTATGTGAAGGCCGCCGAGGTCCAGTTCCACCACGAGATCTACAACCAGTTCCTCTGGAACCAGTTCTAA
- a CDS encoding O-methyltransferase has product MSEKLWTAVEEYVDGLLIPSDPVLDAARDASEDAGLPSIAVSPSQGRLLYLLACMVGAKRILEIGTLGGYSTICMARALPADGRLVTLEFSPLHFEVALVNIEYAGLSDRVDQRLGPALETLPALEAEGLGPFDFVFIDADKQNCAPYFDWALRLSRPGTVIVVDNVIRDGEVIDARTRDKHVQGIRRFFEAVAVEPRVTATTQQTVGSKGYDGFTLIRVNS; this is encoded by the coding sequence ATGTCTGAAAAGCTTTGGACCGCTGTCGAAGAGTACGTCGATGGTCTCCTGATTCCGTCTGACCCCGTGCTCGATGCCGCGCGCGATGCCAGCGAAGATGCCGGGCTGCCCTCCATCGCGGTCTCGCCCAGCCAGGGCAGATTGTTGTACTTGCTCGCGTGCATGGTAGGCGCAAAGCGCATTCTGGAGATTGGCACCCTCGGCGGCTACAGCACCATCTGCATGGCCCGGGCGCTGCCCGCCGATGGCAGGCTGGTCACCCTGGAGTTTTCGCCCCTGCACTTTGAAGTTGCGCTCGTCAATATTGAATATGCAGGGCTCTCTGACCGCGTAGACCAGCGTCTCGGGCCTGCCCTTGAAACCTTGCCCGCGCTGGAAGCCGAGGGGCTTGGTCCATTTGATTTCGTCTTCATCGATGCGGATAAGCAAAACTGCGCGCCCTATTTTGATTGGGCGCTGCGCCTCTCGCGACCGGGCACGGTGATTGTGGTGGATAACGTGATTCGCGACGGGGAAGTGATCGATGCCCGCACCCGGGACAAGCACGTGCAGGGCATTCGCCGCTTCTTTGAGGCCGTCGCCGTCGAGCCGCGCGTCACCGCCACCACGCAGCAGACCGTGGGCAGCAAAGGCTATGACGGCTTCACGTTGATTCGCGTGAACAGCTAA
- a CDS encoding VOC family protein translates to MLSSSRLTAFLTVPDAALARNFYRDTLGLTLTHEDRFALAFDANGTPLRVAIFPDFKPQPFTVLGWQVPDAVVMSRQMQSAGIAFERFDGLAQDEHGLWNAPGGSRVGWFRDPFGNLLSIHDAAAAMAI, encoded by the coding sequence ATGCTTTCCTCCAGCAGACTGACCGCGTTTCTTACTGTTCCTGATGCCGCTCTGGCGCGCAATTTTTATCGCGACACTCTCGGGCTGACGCTCACGCACGAAGACCGTTTTGCGCTGGCTTTCGACGCGAATGGCACGCCTCTGCGCGTGGCCATCTTCCCTGATTTCAAGCCGCAGCCTTTTACGGTGTTGGGCTGGCAGGTGCCAGACGCCGTGGTCATGTCACGGCAAATGCAAAGCGCCGGGATTGCCTTTGAACGCTTCGATGGGCTCGCGCAAGATGAGCACGGACTTTGGAATGCGCCGGGCGGCAGCCGGGTGGGCTGGTTTCGCGATCCCTTTGGAAATCTGCTCTCGATTCACGACGCTGCAGCCGCAATGGCCATCTAA
- a CDS encoding DUF1572 domain-containing protein, protein MALVFTTSYLEDTLPLLRFYKRNAERAMEQVADEHLFIALGEESNSIAIIVKHMVGNMRSRWVDFLTSDGEKPNRNRDSEFVDPPATRAALMAQWEEGWACMFAALEPLHEDDLSRQITIRGEAHSVLQAINRQLAHYPYHVGQIVLLAKYFAGDQWKALSVPRNQSAEYTQRVQAGEISQR, encoded by the coding sequence ATGGCCCTCGTGTTCACGACCTCGTACCTTGAAGACACACTCCCCCTGTTGCGCTTCTACAAGCGCAACGCCGAGCGCGCCATGGAGCAGGTAGCCGACGAGCATCTCTTCATTGCGCTCGGTGAGGAGTCGAACTCCATCGCCATCATCGTGAAGCACATGGTGGGCAACATGCGCTCGCGCTGGGTGGACTTTCTCACCAGTGACGGCGAGAAGCCGAACCGCAATCGCGACAGCGAATTCGTCGATCCCCCGGCCACGCGCGCGGCGCTCATGGCGCAGTGGGAAGAAGGCTGGGCCTGCATGTTTGCCGCGCTTGAGCCGCTGCATGAGGACGACCTGAGCCGCCAGATCACCATTCGCGGCGAGGCCCACTCGGTGTTGCAGGCCATCAATCGCCAGTTGGCGCATTATCCGTACCACGTCGGCCAGATTGTGCTGCTCGCGAAATACTTCGCGGGCGATCAGTGGAAGGCTCTGTCGGTGCCGCGCAACCAGTCGGCGGAATATACACAGCGCGTGCAGGCAGGCGAAATCAGTCAGCGTTAG
- a CDS encoding zinc-dependent alcohol dehydrogenase family protein — protein sequence MRAAVLHQPGPVDSRPLCLEDVPIPEPGPEEVLLRVEACGVCRTDLHIASGDLKPQREAIIPGHQIVGRVERLGKGANHLKTKARVGVSWMGGVDGDCLLCRKGAENLCDHPVFTGYSVHGGYAEYAVARASFCYPLPEDRSAVSLAPLLCAGIIGFRSLRVAEVQPGDRVGLFGFGASAHLAIEVLHHWGCEVYVATRGAEHQQLARDLGAMWVGDATAKPPELLDSAVTFAPVGEVVISALGALRKGGIVAINAIHLDRIPEFDYDSLLWGERQLRSVANMTRQDAKDFLALALEIGIQPKTRIFSLEQANEALAAVEHDEINGAAVLVP from the coding sequence ATGCGCGCAGCCGTTTTGCATCAGCCTGGTCCCGTTGACAGCCGTCCTCTATGTCTCGAAGATGTTCCCATCCCCGAACCGGGCCCGGAGGAAGTACTGCTCCGCGTGGAGGCTTGCGGCGTCTGCCGCACCGACCTGCACATTGCCTCCGGCGACCTGAAGCCGCAGCGAGAGGCGATCATTCCCGGCCATCAGATTGTGGGCCGCGTGGAGCGACTGGGCAAGGGCGCGAATCACCTCAAGACGAAGGCGCGAGTGGGTGTCTCCTGGATGGGCGGCGTGGACGGTGATTGCCTGCTCTGCCGCAAGGGCGCGGAAAATCTCTGCGATCATCCGGTCTTCACCGGCTACTCGGTGCATGGCGGCTATGCGGAGTATGCGGTGGCGCGGGCCAGCTTCTGCTATCCCCTGCCCGAGGATCGTTCCGCCGTTTCGCTTGCGCCGCTGTTGTGCGCGGGCATCATCGGGTTTCGCAGCCTGCGTGTGGCCGAGGTCCAGCCGGGCGACCGGGTCGGGCTGTTTGGATTCGGCGCCTCCGCGCATCTTGCGATCGAGGTGCTGCACCACTGGGGTTGCGAGGTGTATGTGGCCACGCGCGGCGCGGAGCATCAGCAACTCGCGCGCGATCTGGGCGCCATGTGGGTAGGCGATGCGACAGCGAAGCCGCCCGAGTTGCTCGACAGTGCGGTGACCTTCGCGCCCGTGGGCGAGGTGGTCATCTCGGCGCTGGGCGCACTGCGCAAGGGCGGCATTGTGGCGATCAATGCGATTCATCTGGATCGCATTCCGGAGTTCGATTACGACTCGCTTTTGTGGGGCGAGCGCCAGTTGCGCAGCGTGGCCAATATGACCCGCCAGGATGCGAAGGATTTTCTGGCGCTTGCGCTGGAAATCGGCATTCAACCGAAGACGCGCATCTTTTCGCTCGAACAGGCCAACGAAGCGCTCGCCGCCGTGGAGCACGATGAGATCAATGGCGCGGCCGTGCTGGTGCCTTAG
- a CDS encoding IS5 family transposase (programmed frameshift), translated as MAGRWELTEEQWLLVEPVLRPASAGVRRGRPWHDTRAVLNGVLWVLGTGAQWRELPEKYPPYQTCHRRFQQWIRDGKLVEALRLLARLLHEQGKLNLEEAFVDATFASAKKGASPSARPRRGKGTKIVAIAADNSLPLAVTVESASPAECHLVEDALAASFLDELPARLIGDKAYDSDGLDRKLAEDYGIEMIAPNRRNRSKTQDGRPLRRYRKRWKVERLFAWMHNFRRLVNRWEYHIENYLGMAQLACLHMMLRYL; from the exons ATGGCAGGACGCTGGGAGTTAACCGAAGAACAGTGGTTGTTGGTAGAGCCGGTGTTGCGGCCTGCTTCGGCAGGTGTGCGGCGGGGCCGTCCCTGGCACGACACGCGGGCCGTGCTGAATGGTGTGTTGTGGGTCTTGGGAACCGGGGCGCAGTGGCGTGAGTTGCCGGAGAAGTATCCGCCATACCAAACCTGCCACCGCCGTTTCCAGCAGTGGATCCGCGATGGCAAGCTGGTGGAAGCGCTGAGGCTGCTGGCGCGATTGCTGCACGAGCAGGGCAAGCTCAACCTGGAGGAAGCGTTCGTGGATGCAACCTTCGCGAGCGCCAAAAAAGGGGCTTCGCCATCGGCCCGAC CCCGCCGCGGGAAGGGCACGAAGATCGTCGCTATCGCCGCTGATAACAGTCTTCCACTCGCCGTTACTGTGGAAAGCGCTTCGCCGGCAGAGTGCCATCTCGTCGAAGATGCCCTTGCCGCCAGCTTCCTCGACGAACTTCCCGCCAGGTTGATCGGCGACAAGGCCTATGACTCGGACGGACTGGACAGAAAACTGGCCGAAGACTATGGAATCGAAATGATTGCACCGAACCGTCGCAACCGCTCCAAAACACAGGATGGCCGCCCCTTGCGCCGCTACAGGAAGCGATGGAAGGTCGAAAGGCTCTTCGCATGGATGCACAACTTCCGAAGGCTCGTAAACCGATGGGAGTACCACATCGAAAATTACCTCGGAATGGCTCAACTCGCATGCCTCCACATGATGCTCAGATATTTATGA